A genomic stretch from Desulfotignum balticum DSM 7044 includes:
- a CDS encoding aldehyde ferredoxin oxidoreductase C-terminal domain-containing protein, whose protein sequence is MRYAEAGYNLEIDLTRGNIERVETDPDLMARHLGGLGTSVKIHYDRVPPETQAFDPENLLVFSNGLLCGTPAFSANRTLVSFISPQTHLLAYPMMGGFWASELKYAGYDKVIVRGKSPKLIYIWIHNDKVEIRDASHLKGKGAIETQEMIRAELNEPNAQVLAIGLGGENRCFTASIEQSRSSSSRGGGGAVLGDKNLKAIAVRGTKPVHLARGAEFMEHLKEVRQYIDFRNENPIPEVMPILSGIGSPQMMKHVDEQWHTEAFAWGNARTRRKGFWTKEIEESWEKSQRSAIKRFISCYNCPQQCGALINIEGVPPYMIKCFSKLTYAMAAHVDDLDFSWRICHKAFEYGLDSFSTPQILAFGIELYEAGILTDEDFKGCPTDKEGRFFWLLDRVARREGIGDVLADGTYWAARRIGNGAEAFDHNTTKKHEQMNIKLGMLDPMYFLMYATNEKISITQIEGNWPQAPFPDKEKRKSFVKNWPQLPNDRFKEYFLQWEPRGEKSNPEFPTPDMCSEIVDWMEMLHNIDDALGICAGMGSFCLKPPYHIHNYHKLVSAATGMDVGQEDLKTIVKRSRNLHRAFNNIRGMCRADEKPPEDHWKHRFPELEENLLTTYYRFKGWTDEGVPTRKLLEELDLDYVADDLEQRGILKNGQDNQEN, encoded by the coding sequence ATGAGGTATGCCGAAGCCGGGTATAACCTGGAGATTGATTTGACGCGGGGGAATATCGAGCGAGTGGAGACTGATCCGGATCTGATGGCACGCCACCTGGGCGGCCTGGGAACCAGTGTAAAAATTCACTACGACCGCGTGCCCCCGGAAACCCAGGCCTTTGATCCGGAAAATCTGCTGGTTTTCAGCAACGGCCTGTTGTGCGGAACCCCGGCTTTCAGTGCCAACCGCACCCTGGTCAGTTTTATTTCACCCCAGACCCATTTGCTGGCCTATCCCATGATGGGCGGTTTCTGGGCCTCTGAACTCAAGTATGCCGGATATGACAAGGTGATTGTCCGGGGCAAGTCCCCCAAGCTGATTTATATCTGGATTCACAATGACAAGGTGGAGATCCGGGACGCGTCCCACCTCAAGGGGAAAGGGGCCATCGAGACCCAGGAGATGATCCGTGCGGAACTCAATGAGCCCAATGCCCAGGTCCTGGCCATCGGACTGGGCGGGGAAAACAGGTGTTTCACCGCTTCCATCGAACAGTCCCGCTCCAGCTCCAGCCGGGGCGGCGGTGGTGCGGTCCTGGGGGACAAGAACCTCAAGGCCATCGCCGTCCGGGGAACCAAACCGGTGCACCTGGCCCGGGGGGCTGAATTCATGGAACATCTCAAGGAGGTCCGCCAATATATTGACTTCCGGAATGAAAACCCGATTCCCGAGGTCATGCCCATCCTTTCGGGGATCGGTTCTCCGCAGATGATGAAGCATGTGGATGAACAGTGGCATACCGAGGCCTTTGCCTGGGGGAACGCCCGGACAAGGCGAAAGGGATTCTGGACCAAGGAAATCGAAGAAAGCTGGGAAAAGAGTCAGCGCAGCGCCATCAAACGGTTCATTTCCTGTTACAACTGTCCCCAGCAGTGCGGAGCCCTGATCAACATTGAAGGAGTACCTCCCTATATGATCAAATGTTTCTCCAAGCTGACCTATGCCATGGCGGCCCATGTGGATGATCTGGATTTTTCCTGGCGGATCTGCCACAAAGCCTTTGAATATGGACTGGATTCCTTTTCCACCCCCCAGATCCTGGCGTTCGGGATCGAGCTTTACGAAGCCGGCATCCTGACGGACGAAGATTTCAAGGGATGCCCCACGGACAAGGAAGGACGGTTTTTCTGGCTGCTTGACCGAGTGGCCCGGCGGGAGGGGATCGGCGATGTCCTGGCCGACGGCACCTACTGGGCGGCCAGACGGATCGGAAACGGGGCGGAAGCCTTTGATCACAATACCACCAAAAAACATGAGCAGATGAATATCAAGTTGGGCATGCTGGATCCCATGTATTTTCTCATGTACGCCACCAATGAAAAAATCAGCATCACCCAGATCGAAGGCAACTGGCCCCAGGCCCCGTTCCCGGACAAGGAAAAACGAAAATCGTTTGTCAAGAACTGGCCCCAGCTCCCAAATGACCGGTTCAAGGAATATTTTCTTCAATGGGAACCCAGGGGGGAAAAATCCAATCCCGAATTCCCGACACCGGACATGTGTTCAGAAATCGTGGACTGGATGGAAATGCTCCACAATATTGACGATGCTTTAGGGATATGTGCGGGCATGGGCTCTTTCTGCCTGAAACCGCCCTACCATATTCACAACTATCACAAGCTGGTTTCAGCGGCCACCGGCATGGATGTGGGCCAGGAAGATCTGAAGACGATCGTCAAGCGCAGCCGAAACCTGCACCGGGCGTTCAACAATATCCGGGGCATGTGCCGGGCCGATGAAAAGCCGCCGGAAGATCACTGGAAGCACCGGTTCCCGGAACTGGAAGAAAATTTATTGACCACCTATTACCGGTTCAAGGGCTGGACCGACGAAGGGGTGCCCACCCGGAAACTTTTGGAAGAGCTGGACCTGGATTATGTGGCGGATGACCTGGAACAAAGGGGGATATTGAAAAATGGCCAAGATAACCAAGAAAATTAA
- a CDS encoding (4Fe-4S)-binding protein, producing the protein MAKITKKIKTIKVDADKCNGCRTCEIVCSAHHSTPRYSTVNPAASRIHVITRRLRDIWLPVFAGEYTPAECNGRDKYVIDGKEYDECAFCRAACPSRDLFKDPDSGLPLKCDMCEGEDMPLCVEWCLNDVLIYEEREEEVDEEVLLDEMETGLEALMEKFGRDKVESTLNRMSRNG; encoded by the coding sequence ATGGCCAAGATAACCAAGAAAATTAAAACCATCAAAGTGGATGCGGACAAATGCAATGGATGCCGGACCTGTGAAATTGTCTGCTCCGCTCATCATTCCACACCCAGATACAGCACGGTCAATCCGGCCGCATCCCGGATCCATGTGATCACCCGCCGCTTGAGGGATATCTGGCTGCCGGTATTTGCCGGAGAATACACCCCGGCGGAATGCAACGGCCGGGACAAATATGTGATAGACGGCAAAGAGTATGATGAATGTGCCTTCTGCCGGGCCGCCTGCCCGTCCCGGGACCTGTTCAAGGACCCGGATTCAGGTCTCCCCCTGAAATGCGACATGTGTGAAGGCGAAGACATGCCCCTGTGTGTCGAATGGTGCCTCAACGATGTGCTGATCTATGAAGAACGGGAAGAAGAGGTGGATGAAGAGGTGCTTCTGGACGAAATGGAAACCGGCCTGGAGGCGTTGATGGAAAAATTCGGCCGTGACAAGGTGGAATCGACCCTGAACCGCATGAGCCGGAATGGATAA
- a CDS encoding molybdopterin molybdotransferase MoeA translates to MDNPTPQKAGVIKTHPIAGYESALKMTLGAISPLKGGKEMDLGDCLHRVLSADIHSMVNSPSVDASMKDGYAVVSDEIRDATPENPVQLKLTGMMAAGGDARLRVEPGTTVRILTGAGIPAGATAVLAGEFARCDREWVTVFNHAEPGRNILKAGMDICAGEQVAQKGTILNPGLIGTIAAAGFGRVPVYHRPRVAILATGDELVVPGDPLPDGKVYASNLEMLKAWCRQFGMSTSFQLLQDTPKIISHAMETAAATHDVLITSGGAWTGDRDFIAQTLASLGWKKVFHAIRMGPGKAVGFGMLQDKPVFILPGGPPSNLTAFLQIALPGLLKLAGHRRPGLPEIRVRLQTSLDGSHVDWTEFVYGSLVPGDTHTGFQPLELTRRLRSMAFAQAAVAIPEGISCLPEGSIVTAQVFP, encoded by the coding sequence ATGGATAATCCCACTCCCCAAAAGGCAGGTGTCATAAAAACCCATCCCATCGCCGGTTATGAATCAGCCCTGAAAATGACCCTGGGTGCCATCTCACCCCTGAAAGGCGGCAAAGAGATGGATCTGGGAGATTGCCTTCATCGGGTCCTTTCCGCAGACATCCATTCCATGGTCAACTCCCCTTCCGTGGATGCGTCAATGAAGGACGGGTATGCGGTTGTTTCCGATGAGATCCGGGATGCCACGCCTGAAAATCCCGTGCAATTGAAACTCACGGGCATGATGGCGGCCGGGGGAGATGCCCGCCTGCGGGTCGAGCCGGGAACCACGGTCCGGATACTGACCGGGGCCGGGATTCCTGCCGGCGCCACAGCGGTTCTGGCCGGGGAGTTTGCCAGGTGTGACCGGGAATGGGTCACTGTGTTCAACCATGCCGAACCGGGCCGGAACATTCTGAAGGCCGGCATGGATATCTGTGCCGGAGAACAAGTGGCTCAAAAGGGCACCATACTGAATCCGGGCCTGATCGGGACCATTGCCGCTGCCGGTTTCGGCCGGGTCCCGGTGTATCACCGGCCCCGGGTCGCCATCCTGGCAACCGGTGACGAACTGGTGGTTCCCGGAGACCCGTTACCGGACGGGAAAGTCTATGCCAGCAACCTGGAAATGCTCAAGGCCTGGTGTCGGCAATTCGGCATGTCCACCAGCTTCCAGCTGCTCCAAGACACCCCGAAGATCATCTCCCATGCCATGGAAACAGCGGCCGCTACCCATGACGTCCTCATCACCAGCGGCGGGGCCTGGACAGGAGACAGGGATTTCATTGCTCAAACCCTGGCATCCCTGGGATGGAAAAAGGTGTTTCATGCCATCCGCATGGGACCCGGCAAAGCCGTCGGGTTCGGCATGCTCCAGGATAAGCCGGTGTTCATTCTCCCGGGCGGCCCCCCTTCGAACCTGACCGCTTTTCTGCAGATTGCCCTTCCCGGACTGCTCAAGCTGGCCGGACACCGGCGGCCCGGTCTGCCCGAAATCCGGGTCAGGCTTCAAACCTCCCTGGACGGCAGCCATGTTGACTGGACGGAGTTCGTGTATGGTTCTCTGGTGCCAGGAGACACCCACACCGGGTTCCAGCCGTTGGAACTGACCCGGCGGCTCCGGTCCATGGCCTTTGCTCAAGCGGCCGTGGCCATTCCCGAGGGGATCTCCTGCCTGCCCGAGGGCAGCATTGTCACGGCCCAGGTGTTCCCTTGA
- a CDS encoding (Fe-S)-binding protein, with amino-acid sequence METLAPFLEVIDEIKEAGGDPFQLCFQCGLCDTVCPWNRVRDFSMRRLVREAAFGLTEIEGEDIWRCTTCGRCPSQCPRGLGQIEVSQALRRVATEYEVFPASVKSARSARASVISEGNPLQGERASRGDWAKDLDVKPFESDMEILYFVGCYFSYDPRMKKVARATANILNKAGVDFGILADKENCCGESIRKIGSENVFIDLAKTNIKTFIDAGVKKILVSSPHCYHTFKNEYPEFMVNFEVIHMSEYLLDLINAGRLTLTKEMDEIVTYHDPCYLGRHNNIYDAPRLLLEKVKGLTLLEMVDHGKNSLCCGGGGGRIWMDTPQSERFSDIRLKQATDVGAKVLVTSCPYCITNFEESRLNLAYEDILEIRDITEIINDML; translated from the coding sequence ATGGAGACCTTAGCGCCTTTTTTAGAAGTAATCGACGAGATAAAGGAAGCCGGAGGGGACCCGTTCCAGCTGTGCTTCCAGTGCGGGCTGTGCGACACGGTGTGCCCGTGGAACCGGGTCCGGGATTTCAGCATGCGAAGGCTGGTGAGAGAAGCCGCTTTCGGATTGACGGAAATCGAAGGCGAGGATATCTGGCGGTGCACCACCTGCGGCCGGTGTCCGTCCCAGTGCCCGAGAGGCCTGGGTCAGATCGAGGTGAGCCAGGCCCTGCGCCGGGTGGCCACAGAATACGAGGTGTTTCCCGCGTCCGTCAAATCCGCCCGAAGTGCCCGGGCCAGTGTGATTTCCGAGGGCAATCCCCTCCAGGGAGAGCGGGCGTCCCGGGGAGACTGGGCCAAGGATCTGGATGTCAAGCCTTTTGAATCGGACATGGAGATCCTGTATTTTGTGGGCTGTTATTTTTCCTATGACCCGCGCATGAAAAAAGTGGCCCGGGCCACGGCCAATATTCTGAATAAGGCCGGCGTTGATTTCGGTATTCTGGCGGACAAGGAGAACTGCTGCGGAGAAAGTATCCGCAAGATCGGCAGTGAAAACGTGTTCATCGATCTGGCCAAAACCAACATCAAGACCTTTATCGATGCAGGCGTTAAAAAGATCCTGGTGTCTTCCCCGCACTGCTACCACACCTTTAAAAACGAATACCCGGAGTTCATGGTGAACTTTGAGGTGATTCACATGTCCGAGTATCTGCTGGATTTGATCAATGCCGGGCGCCTGACACTGACCAAGGAGATGGATGAGATCGTGACCTACCATGATCCCTGTTACCTGGGTCGGCACAACAATATTTACGATGCCCCCCGGCTGCTTTTGGAAAAGGTGAAGGGGCTGACCCTGCTGGAAATGGTGGATCACGGGAAAAACAGCCTGTGCTGCGGCGGCGGCGGGGGCCGGATCTGGATGGACACGCCCCAGTCCGAGCGGTTTTCCGACATCCGGCTGAAACAGGCCACGGATGTGGGGGCCAAAGTGCTGGTGACCTCATGCCCCTATTGTATCACCAATTTTGAAGAAAGCCGCCTGAATTTGGCATATGAAGATATCCTGGAGATCAGAGATATTACGGAAATCATCAATGACATGCTGTAA
- a CDS encoding FAD-dependent oxidoreductase → MQLFSDSVAGRDFGDVMVVGGGVSGIQASLDLATAGFRVYLVEKNPSIGGHMSQLDKTFPTNDCSMUILSPKLVEVGRHPNIEVLTFTEVETIEGEKGDFQVTLKTRPRYIIEEKCTGCTTCMEYCPVEYPDAFNQGISNNKAVHVYFSQAIPLVAYIDDSCLYLSEKKCDICRGVCQTGAIDFRQKPTRTRINVGAVILSSGITPFDPSAREEYGYSQYTNVVTSMDYERLLSSTGPYGGEVRRGSDKQHPKNIAWIQCVGSRRVTPGDNSYCSGVCCTYTQKQMILTKDHDPDAKCTVFHNDIRSFGKDFERYFQRADDLPDTRFIRSYASVAGENPETKNIKIRYATADQGVKEEEFDMVVLSVGLNPPKAYKEIAEKFKIDINAHGFCDIDSSNPVQTSRPGIFVSGAFQGPTDIPESVFTASGAGSRVGEMLNFRRGKLARERIYPEERDVSNEEPRIGVFVCHCGANISSVVNVPSTVEYAKTLPHVVYAQEQIFSCATNSAREITDLAVEKGLNRVVIAACSPRTLEPLFRDTLQEAGLNQYYLDMANIREHCSWVHSRQKEEATQKAKDIMRMSVARAAHLEPLKEFDLPVNKTALVVGGGIAGMTCALSIAAQGHTVELVEKSKDLGGMGRRIHGTLEGLEVQAYLDDLIAKVYKNPHIHVSHEAEIKEVAGYLGNFTTTVQTEGRTKIIKHGASVLAIGADVYNPTEYLYGENDAVFTHLEIGEEIAKGNDTVTGAESLVMIQCVGSRNETHNYCSRVCCGHAVKNALKLKEKNPDMRIYILFRDMRTYGFKEDAYRKASELGVQFIRYTPEDPPEVEAISEGGKDMIRVTVTDPILGNRLELDADILSLAAAVRPPASIHDIAAKFKVTLSPDEFFKEAHVKLKPVEFAADGVFLCGTAHYPKHIPETINQAYGAAGRVITLLSKDTVVASGSVAKVNEDECVSCGACITACTYGAIQFHDTPKGKKAIVNPVLCKGDGLCNAKCPTNAIVLKHFTNEALFGQIDAAVTADQIAAQMDAALEEA, encoded by the coding sequence ATGCAGCTGTTTTCCGACAGCGTTGCCGGCAGAGATTTCGGAGATGTGATGGTGGTGGGCGGCGGCGTCAGCGGCATTCAGGCCTCTTTAGACCTGGCCACTGCCGGATTCCGGGTTTATCTGGTGGAAAAAAATCCCAGTATCGGCGGACACATGTCCCAGCTGGACAAGACCTTTCCCACCAACGACTGCTCCATGTGAATACTTTCACCCAAACTGGTCGAGGTCGGCCGGCATCCCAACATCGAAGTACTCACATTTACGGAAGTAGAAACCATCGAGGGCGAGAAAGGGGACTTTCAGGTCACTTTAAAAACCCGCCCCAGATATATTATCGAAGAAAAATGCACCGGGTGCACCACCTGCATGGAATACTGCCCCGTGGAATATCCGGATGCGTTCAACCAGGGAATTTCCAACAACAAGGCCGTGCATGTCTATTTTTCACAAGCCATTCCTCTGGTGGCCTATATAGACGACTCCTGCCTGTACCTGTCAGAGAAAAAGTGCGACATCTGCCGGGGGGTGTGCCAGACCGGGGCCATTGATTTCCGCCAGAAACCCACCCGGACAAGGATCAATGTGGGGGCGGTGATTCTGTCGTCCGGAATTACCCCGTTTGATCCGTCCGCCCGGGAGGAATACGGGTATTCCCAGTATACCAATGTGGTCACCAGCATGGATTACGAACGGCTTTTATCCTCCACGGGTCCTTACGGCGGTGAGGTGCGGCGGGGCAGCGACAAGCAACACCCCAAAAATATCGCCTGGATTCAGTGTGTGGGATCGAGAAGGGTGACACCGGGAGACAACTCCTATTGTTCCGGGGTGTGCTGCACCTATACTCAGAAGCAGATGATTCTGACCAAGGACCATGACCCGGATGCCAAATGCACAGTGTTTCATAATGATATCCGGTCATTCGGCAAAGATTTTGAGCGGTATTTCCAGCGGGCCGATGACCTGCCCGATACCCGGTTCATCCGAAGCTATGCATCCGTGGCCGGAGAAAACCCGGAAACCAAAAATATCAAAATTCGATATGCCACGGCCGATCAAGGGGTCAAGGAAGAAGAATTTGACATGGTGGTGCTGTCCGTGGGATTGAACCCGCCCAAAGCCTACAAGGAAATTGCGGAAAAATTCAAGATCGATATCAATGCCCACGGGTTCTGTGACATTGATTCTTCCAACCCGGTCCAGACCAGCCGGCCCGGTATTTTTGTGTCCGGCGCGTTCCAGGGACCCACGGATATTCCGGAATCCGTGTTTACCGCCAGTGGGGCCGGATCCCGGGTGGGGGAGATGCTGAATTTCCGCCGGGGCAAACTGGCCAGGGAAAGGATTTATCCCGAAGAGCGGGATGTGTCCAATGAAGAACCCAGGATCGGTGTGTTTGTGTGCCATTGCGGGGCCAATATTTCCAGCGTGGTCAATGTCCCGTCCACCGTGGAATACGCCAAAACCCTGCCCCATGTGGTCTATGCCCAGGAACAGATCTTTTCGTGTGCCACCAACTCGGCCAGAGAGATCACGGATCTGGCCGTTGAAAAAGGACTGAACCGGGTGGTGATCGCGGCCTGCTCGCCTCGAACCCTGGAACCGCTGTTCAGAGATACGTTGCAAGAAGCCGGACTCAACCAGTATTACCTGGATATGGCCAATATCCGGGAGCACTGCTCCTGGGTCCATTCCAGACAAAAAGAGGAAGCCACCCAAAAAGCCAAAGACATCATGCGCATGTCCGTGGCCCGGGCCGCGCATCTGGAACCTTTGAAAGAATTTGATCTGCCCGTGAACAAAACAGCCCTGGTGGTAGGCGGCGGCATTGCCGGCATGACCTGTGCATTGTCCATTGCCGCCCAGGGACATACTGTGGAACTGGTGGAAAAAAGCAAGGATCTGGGCGGTATGGGACGGCGGATTCACGGCACCCTGGAAGGCCTGGAAGTGCAGGCCTATCTGGATGATCTGATTGCCAAAGTTTATAAAAATCCCCATATTCATGTGTCCCATGAGGCCGAGATCAAAGAGGTGGCCGGATACCTGGGCAATTTCACCACCACGGTACAAACCGAAGGCCGCACCAAAATCATCAAACACGGGGCGTCGGTGCTGGCCATCGGTGCGGATGTGTACAACCCCACGGAATATCTGTACGGGGAAAACGATGCCGTGTTCACTCATCTGGAGATCGGAGAAGAGATCGCCAAAGGCAATGACACGGTCACAGGAGCGGAAAGCCTGGTGATGATTCAGTGTGTGGGCTCCAGAAATGAGACCCACAACTATTGTTCCCGGGTATGCTGTGGCCATGCCGTGAAAAACGCCCTGAAACTCAAGGAAAAGAACCCGGACATGCGCATCTATATTCTGTTCCGGGATATGCGCACCTATGGATTCAAAGAAGATGCCTATCGCAAAGCATCGGAACTGGGGGTGCAGTTCATCCGGTATACCCCGGAAGACCCGCCGGAGGTGGAAGCCATCTCTGAGGGCGGCAAAGACATGATCCGGGTGACCGTGACGGATCCGATTTTAGGGAACCGCCTGGAACTGGATGCCGACATCCTGTCTTTGGCCGCCGCGGTCCGACCGCCGGCATCCATTCATGACATCGCGGCCAAGTTCAAGGTAACCCTGAGCCCGGACGAGTTTTTCAAGGAAGCCCATGTGAAACTCAAACCCGTGGAATTTGCCGCGGACGGGGTGTTTCTGTGTGGGACGGCCCATTATCCCAAGCATATCCCGGAAACCATCAACCAGGCCTATGGGGCCGCCGGAAGGGTGATCACGCTGTTGTCCAAAGACACGGTGGTGGCATCGGGTTCCGTGGCCAAGGTGAATGAAGACGAATGCGTATCCTGCGGGGCCTGTATCACGGCGTGCACCTACGGGGCCATTCAGTTTCACGATACGCCCAAAGGCAAGAAAGCCATTGTCAATCCGGTCCTGTGCAAGGGCGACGGGCTGTGCAATGCCAAATGTCCCACCAATGCCATCGTGCTCAAGCATTTTACCAATGAGGCGTTGTTCGGACAGATCGATGCGGCGGTCACAGCGGATCAGATTGCCGCACAGATGGATGCCGCACTGGAAGAGGCATGA
- a CDS encoding hydrogenase iron-sulfur subunit — protein MSAGQEFKPKLLGFVCHWUAYGAADLAGVSRLQYANEMRLIRVMCSGRVDLEFIFRAFSNGHDGVFIGGCKLDECNYVTHGNYDAYANTYIAKRILTHIGLNPDRLRTDFMSGADGHLLAQYTDDFSRQITEIGPLGSSEGLDPDTVKFKLAAARNLVPFIRLAEREKLRVPLKSKKAYQAFFSRPDTDDLFDRMLTDKLAVSQILLLLKEKPLSTGDISGQLGLNPSEVSRHMITSSRHGMVKYDTASNCYALARA, from the coding sequence ATGAGTGCAGGTCAAGAATTTAAGCCGAAACTGCTGGGATTTGTCTGCCACTGGTGAGCATACGGGGCAGCGGACCTGGCTGGAGTTTCCAGACTACAATATGCAAATGAGATGCGGCTGATCCGGGTGATGTGTTCGGGCCGGGTGGACCTGGAGTTTATCTTCCGGGCGTTTTCCAACGGTCACGACGGGGTGTTCATCGGCGGATGCAAACTCGATGAATGCAACTATGTCACCCACGGCAATTACGATGCCTATGCCAACACCTATATCGCCAAACGAATATTGACCCATATCGGTCTGAACCCGGACCGGCTGAGAACCGACTTCATGTCCGGGGCTGACGGCCATCTGCTGGCCCAGTATACGGATGACTTCAGCCGGCAGATCACGGAAATAGGCCCTTTGGGATCCAGCGAAGGCCTGGACCCGGACACGGTGAAGTTCAAGCTGGCGGCCGCCAGAAATCTGGTGCCGTTCATCCGCCTGGCGGAAAGAGAAAAACTGCGGGTGCCGCTGAAATCCAAAAAAGCCTATCAGGCATTTTTCAGCCGCCCGGACACGGATGACCTGTTTGACCGGATGCTCACGGACAAACTGGCCGTGAGCCAGATTCTGCTGCTGTTAAAGGAGAAACCGCTGTCCACCGGTGATATCTCCGGGCAGCTGGGGTTGAACCCGTCCGAGGTGTCCCGTCATATGATCACCTCTTCCCGTCACGGTATGGTCAAATATGATACGGCCAGTAATTGTTACGCACTGGCCAGGGCATAA
- a CDS encoding complex I 24 kDa subunit family protein, whose amino-acid sequence MEIEKIDQIIEKHHGEASNLLQIMLDIQSENNWLSKQALARVSEKLSVPMTRIQHIATFYKAFSLVPKGRHKVHICVGTACHVRGATRILDTVEEATGIKPGETDLDLKFSLETVNCLGCCALGPVMEVDGKVHGKMSPVKASKALKTYE is encoded by the coding sequence ATGGAAATTGAAAAAATAGATCAGATAATCGAGAAGCACCATGGCGAGGCCAGCAATCTGCTCCAGATCATGCTGGACATTCAAAGCGAGAACAACTGGCTTTCCAAACAGGCGCTGGCGCGGGTCAGTGAAAAACTGTCCGTTCCCATGACCCGGATTCAGCATATTGCCACGTTTTACAAGGCATTCAGTCTGGTGCCCAAAGGACGGCACAAAGTGCATATCTGTGTGGGCACGGCCTGTCATGTCAGAGGCGCCACCCGGATTCTGGATACAGTGGAGGAAGCCACGGGCATCAAGCCCGGAGAGACGGATCTGGATCTGAAATTCAGCCTGGAGACGGTCAACTGTCTGGGGTGCTGCGCCCTGGGGCCTGTGATGGAAGTGGACGGCAAGGTTCATGGAAAAATGTCACCGGTCAAGGCGTCCAAAGCCTTGAAAACATATGAATAG